Proteins co-encoded in one Phycodurus eques isolate BA_2022a chromosome 14, UOR_Pequ_1.1, whole genome shotgun sequence genomic window:
- the clic4 gene encoding chloride intracellular channel protein 4 isoform X2, whose translation MRYKAGSDGESIGNCPFSQRLFMILWLKGVVFNVTTVDLKRKPADLQNLAPGTHPPFVTFNGEVKTDVNKIEEFLEDVLCPPKYLKLGARHPESNTAGMDIFAKFSAFIKNSKPDANEALERGLLKTLQKLDEYLRSPLPDEIDHNSMEDVKVSTRKFLDGEQMTLADCNLLPKLHIVKVVAKKYRGFDIPKEMTAIWKYLNNAYTREEFTNTCPSDKEIEIAYADVAKRLVK comes from the exons atgaggtacaag GCAGGAAGCGATGGGGAGAGCATTGGAAACTGTCCCTTCTCCCAACGGCTCTTCATGATCCTGTGGCTTAAAGGCGTCGTCTTCAACGTCACGACCGTGGACCTCAAGAG GAAGCCTGCAGATCTGCAGAACCTTGCCCCAGGTACCCATCCTCCCTTTGTCACCTTCAATGGCGAGGTCAAAACAGACGTCAACAAGATCGAGGAGTTTCTTGAGGACGTCCTTTGCCCGCCCAA GTACCTCAAACTTGGCGCGAGACACCCGGAGTCAAACACAGCTGGTATGGATATCTTTGCCAAGTTTTCAGCCTTCATTAAGAACTCAAAACCAGATGCAAATGAAG CTCTGGAGCGCGGGCTGCTGAAGACCCTGCAGAAGCTGGATGAATATCTCCGCTCACCTTTGCCTGATGAGATTGATCACAACAGCATGGAGGACGTGAAAGTTTCCACCCGCAAATTCTTGGATGGAGAACAAATGACCCTGGCTGACTGCAATTTGCTGCCAAAGCTGCATATTGTCAAG GTGGTGGCCAAGAAATACCGAGGTTTTGACATCCCCAAGGAGATGACTGCCATTTGGAAGTACCTGAACAACGCCTACACGCGTGAAGAGTTCACCAACACCTGCCCCAGTGACAAGGAGATCGAGATCGCATACGCAGATGTAGCCAAGAGGCTCGTCAAATAA
- the clic4 gene encoding chloride intracellular channel protein 4 isoform X1 has protein sequence MSLSVPQNGVKADNEPVIELFVKAGSDGESIGNCPFSQRLFMILWLKGVVFNVTTVDLKRKPADLQNLAPGTHPPFVTFNGEVKTDVNKIEEFLEDVLCPPKYLKLGARHPESNTAGMDIFAKFSAFIKNSKPDANEALERGLLKTLQKLDEYLRSPLPDEIDHNSMEDVKVSTRKFLDGEQMTLADCNLLPKLHIVKVVAKKYRGFDIPKEMTAIWKYLNNAYTREEFTNTCPSDKEIEIAYADVAKRLVK, from the exons GCAGGAAGCGATGGGGAGAGCATTGGAAACTGTCCCTTCTCCCAACGGCTCTTCATGATCCTGTGGCTTAAAGGCGTCGTCTTCAACGTCACGACCGTGGACCTCAAGAG GAAGCCTGCAGATCTGCAGAACCTTGCCCCAGGTACCCATCCTCCCTTTGTCACCTTCAATGGCGAGGTCAAAACAGACGTCAACAAGATCGAGGAGTTTCTTGAGGACGTCCTTTGCCCGCCCAA GTACCTCAAACTTGGCGCGAGACACCCGGAGTCAAACACAGCTGGTATGGATATCTTTGCCAAGTTTTCAGCCTTCATTAAGAACTCAAAACCAGATGCAAATGAAG CTCTGGAGCGCGGGCTGCTGAAGACCCTGCAGAAGCTGGATGAATATCTCCGCTCACCTTTGCCTGATGAGATTGATCACAACAGCATGGAGGACGTGAAAGTTTCCACCCGCAAATTCTTGGATGGAGAACAAATGACCCTGGCTGACTGCAATTTGCTGCCAAAGCTGCATATTGTCAAG GTGGTGGCCAAGAAATACCGAGGTTTTGACATCCCCAAGGAGATGACTGCCATTTGGAAGTACCTGAACAACGCCTACACGCGTGAAGAGTTCACCAACACCTGCCCCAGTGACAAGGAGATCGAGATCGCATACGCAGATGTAGCCAAGAGGCTCGTCAAATAA
- the clic4 gene encoding chloride intracellular channel protein 4 isoform X3, giving the protein MILWLKGVVFNVTTVDLKRKPADLQNLAPGTHPPFVTFNGEVKTDVNKIEEFLEDVLCPPKYLKLGARHPESNTAGMDIFAKFSAFIKNSKPDANEALERGLLKTLQKLDEYLRSPLPDEIDHNSMEDVKVSTRKFLDGEQMTLADCNLLPKLHIVKVVAKKYRGFDIPKEMTAIWKYLNNAYTREEFTNTCPSDKEIEIAYADVAKRLVK; this is encoded by the exons ATGATCCTGTGGCTTAAAGGCGTCGTCTTCAACGTCACGACCGTGGACCTCAAGAG GAAGCCTGCAGATCTGCAGAACCTTGCCCCAGGTACCCATCCTCCCTTTGTCACCTTCAATGGCGAGGTCAAAACAGACGTCAACAAGATCGAGGAGTTTCTTGAGGACGTCCTTTGCCCGCCCAA GTACCTCAAACTTGGCGCGAGACACCCGGAGTCAAACACAGCTGGTATGGATATCTTTGCCAAGTTTTCAGCCTTCATTAAGAACTCAAAACCAGATGCAAATGAAG CTCTGGAGCGCGGGCTGCTGAAGACCCTGCAGAAGCTGGATGAATATCTCCGCTCACCTTTGCCTGATGAGATTGATCACAACAGCATGGAGGACGTGAAAGTTTCCACCCGCAAATTCTTGGATGGAGAACAAATGACCCTGGCTGACTGCAATTTGCTGCCAAAGCTGCATATTGTCAAG GTGGTGGCCAAGAAATACCGAGGTTTTGACATCCCCAAGGAGATGACTGCCATTTGGAAGTACCTGAACAACGCCTACACGCGTGAAGAGTTCACCAACACCTGCCCCAGTGACAAGGAGATCGAGATCGCATACGCAGATGTAGCCAAGAGGCTCGTCAAATAA